Proteins from a genomic interval of Candidatus Borkfalkia ceftriaxoniphila:
- a CDS encoding DUF1893 domain-containing protein, whose translation MTDLEMAVQNLAGHTLCLCRDGMCIFSERRGIAPMMDLIASHADVTGYAAADLVVGKAAALLFVYAGIREIYAEVISDGAVRILKKYDIPFRFSRRTKQIVNRKGDDICPMEKAVQYIDEPEPALSALTNAIRNMT comes from the coding sequence ATGACTGATTTGGAAATGGCCGTGCAGAATCTGGCGGGGCATACGCTCTGCCTTTGCCGCGATGGTATGTGCATATTTTCGGAAAGACGCGGGATTGCCCCGATGATGGATTTGATCGCCTCGCATGCGGACGTGACAGGATATGCGGCCGCCGACCTGGTCGTCGGCAAGGCGGCGGCATTGCTGTTTGTTTATGCGGGTATCCGCGAAATTTATGCGGAAGTCATATCGGATGGCGCAGTCCGCATCTTAAAAAAGTACGATATTCCTTTTCGTTTCAGCAGGCGTACGAAACAGATCGTGAACCGAAAGGGCGACGATATCTGCCCCATGGAAAAAGCCGTTCAATATATCGATGAACCCGAACCGGCGCTTTCGGCGCTTACAAACGCTATACGCAATATGACGTAA